The nucleotide window TCCCCCGGCATCGCCGTCGGGCATTCATCCTGCAAGAAGGCCATGAGGTCATTGAGGCAATCCTCAAGCCCGAAATAGATGATGTTGCGGCCGTTGCGCTCCGAGTTGATGAGGCCCGCCCGCTGCAAAATGGCCAGATGGGTCGACAGGGTGTTGTGCGGTACGTCTAGCGTCCTGGCAATCTCGCCAGCACCAAGCCCCTTCGGCCCCGCCTTGGACAGCAGGCGAAAGACCTCAAGCCGCGTCTCCTGCGCGAGGGCGGAAAGGATGATCTGCGCCCGTGTTTGGGATTTCCAGGTGCTGGTATTCGTATTGGTGTTGGTGGCCGTATTCATTGCAAACCTGCCTTTGGGATCTGCTGATGCGCCGTAACGAGGCGCTGCCCCCAGGGGGCAATGCGATGGAAAGGACACGATGAGACTGTGTCAGCCTGCATGAAACGGCCGACCATAGGTCGATGGATACCGACGGCTCATGACACTGACATGACAGCTCCGTCAAAAATCGCGCCTGCACATAAAAGTTGCCTGCATTTGTAATGCAATGCCCAATCCGAGGGGATATATAGAGGGAGGAGCTTTCGTCGAGAGAACCAGGGCCGCGACGAACTAGATGGAACCGGCAAGGATGGCCCCTGCAACAGCAGGTATAAAAATGGCCCCGTTTCCAGTTTCACCTTGATCTGAGCGACAGGGCAGGTACAGAAGG belongs to uncultured Cohaesibacter sp. and includes:
- a CDS encoding metalloregulator ArsR/SmtB family transcription factor, with translation MNTATNTNTNTSTWKSQTRAQIILSALAQETRLEVFRLLSKAGPKGLGAGEIARTLDVPHNTLSTHLAILQRAGLINSERNGRNIIYFGLEDCLNDLMAFLQDECPTAMPGEIDPDRPRFGRDAADGGVRQVKEA